A DNA window from Acidimicrobiales bacterium contains the following coding sequences:
- the hflX gene encoding GTPase HflX — translation MTLIERRFRERIVLVGVVFPWTSAETVDADLDELALLVGTAGADVVARVVQRRDRPDPATFVGRGKAEELHELSESADADTVVFDDELTPAQQRNLEKLLGRTAIDRTAVILDIFAQNARSQEGKAQVELALLRYRLPRLRGRGREFSQQAGGIGTRGPGETQLEVDRRRLLRRMTRLEVDLRRVTATRRTQRRSRLRSRQRDVSLVGYTNAGKSTLLNRLTDAGVVVEDRLFSTLDPRTRRLSLPGGETVLVSDTVGFVRKLPHQLVEAFRSTLEVVREADLLVHVVDASAAEPELQIDAVRTVLEEIDAAEVPELLVVNKADRAPAAAARVAAAHAGSVVLSARTGQGTDELLRALGDRLRGADRVVELVVPFERGDVLAAVHREGEVVGESHGEGATVVHVVLDEAGRARFREFVAS, via the coding sequence GTGACGCTGATCGAGCGCAGGTTCCGCGAGCGCATCGTGCTCGTGGGCGTGGTGTTCCCCTGGACCTCGGCGGAGACCGTCGACGCCGACCTCGACGAGCTGGCGCTGCTCGTCGGCACCGCCGGCGCGGACGTCGTGGCCCGGGTGGTGCAACGCCGCGACCGGCCCGACCCGGCCACCTTCGTCGGGCGGGGCAAGGCAGAGGAGCTCCACGAGCTGTCCGAGTCCGCCGACGCCGACACGGTGGTGTTCGACGACGAGCTGACCCCCGCACAGCAGCGGAACCTGGAGAAGCTGCTGGGCCGCACGGCCATCGACCGCACCGCGGTGATCCTCGACATCTTCGCCCAGAACGCGCGGTCCCAGGAGGGCAAGGCCCAGGTCGAGCTGGCCCTGCTGCGCTACCGCCTGCCGCGGCTGCGGGGCCGGGGGCGCGAGTTCTCCCAGCAGGCCGGCGGCATCGGCACCCGGGGGCCGGGTGAGACCCAGCTCGAGGTGGACCGGCGCCGCCTGTTGCGGCGCATGACGCGCCTCGAGGTCGACCTGCGCCGGGTGACGGCGACGCGCCGCACCCAGCGGCGGTCGCGGCTGCGGTCCCGCCAGCGCGACGTGAGCCTGGTGGGCTACACCAACGCCGGGAAGTCGACGCTGCTGAACCGCCTCACCGACGCCGGCGTGGTGGTCGAGGACCGTCTGTTCTCGACCCTCGACCCGCGCACGCGCCGCCTGTCGCTCCCCGGGGGCGAGACCGTCCTCGTCTCCGACACCGTCGGCTTCGTGCGGAAGCTGCCGCACCAGCTCGTCGAGGCCTTCCGCTCGACCCTCGAGGTGGTCAGGGAGGCCGACCTCCTCGTGCACGTGGTGGACGCGTCGGCGGCCGAGCCCGAGCTGCAGATCGACGCCGTTCGCACGGTGCTCGAGGAGATCGACGCCGCCGAGGTGCCCGAGCTCCTCGTCGTCAACAAGGCCGACCGGGCGCCGGCCGCGGCGGCCCGGGTGGCGGCGGCGCACGCGGGGTCGGTGGTGCTGTCGGCCCGCACGGGCCAGGGGACCGACGAGCTGCTGCGCGCCCTGGGGGACCGCCTGCGGGGTGCGGACCGGGTGGTCGAGCTCGTGGTCCCCTTCGAGCGCGGCGACGTGCTGGCCGCCGTGCACCGCGAGGGCGAGGTGGTGGGGGAGTCGCACGGCGAGGGCGCCACCGTCGTCCACGTCGTGCTCGACGAGGCCGGCCGGGCCCGCTTCCGCGAGTTCGTGGCGTCGTGA
- a CDS encoding 2,3,4,5-tetrahydropyridine-2,6-dicarboxylate N-succinyltransferase has product MADLPSQIDELWARVDELGPADADALEIVTEAVELLDRGEARVAEVDTGGEVVVHGWLKTAILLLFRLRAMETTELGPFEFADKLPLKTGYAAAGVRVVPGASARWGSFLDRGVILMPSYVNIGARVGAQTMVDTWATVGSCAQIGARVHLSGGVGIGGVLEPPNAAPVMVGDDALIGSRSMVTQGARVGEGAVLGEGVILNPGMPVIDAATGDELGRGVVPPWSVAVSASRRREFPGGEFFLPCVLVIRRLEPGERHDKAKLEAVLREHQVAT; this is encoded by the coding sequence ATGGCCGACCTGCCGTCCCAGATCGACGAGCTGTGGGCCCGGGTGGACGAGCTCGGCCCGGCCGACGCCGACGCCCTCGAGATCGTCACGGAGGCCGTCGAGCTCCTCGACCGTGGCGAGGCGCGCGTGGCCGAGGTCGACACCGGGGGTGAGGTCGTCGTCCACGGGTGGCTCAAGACGGCGATACTCCTGCTGTTCCGCCTGCGCGCCATGGAGACGACGGAGCTCGGGCCGTTCGAGTTCGCCGACAAGCTCCCGCTCAAGACGGGCTACGCGGCAGCCGGCGTGCGCGTCGTCCCGGGCGCCTCGGCACGTTGGGGCTCGTTCCTCGACCGCGGCGTGATCCTCATGCCGAGCTACGTCAACATCGGGGCCCGGGTGGGGGCGCAGACCATGGTGGACACGTGGGCGACGGTGGGGTCGTGCGCGCAGATCGGGGCCCGCGTGCACCTTTCTGGCGGTGTCGGCATCGGCGGCGTGCTCGAGCCGCCCAACGCCGCGCCCGTCATGGTCGGCGACGACGCCCTGATCGGCAGCCGGAGCATGGTGACCCAGGGCGCCCGCGTGGGGGAGGGGGCCGTGCTGGGCGAGGGCGTGATCCTCAACCCCGGCATGCCCGTGATCGACGCCGCCACCGGCGATGAGCTCGGCCGGGGGGTGGTGCCGCCGTGGAGCGTGGCCGTGAGCGCGTCGCGGCGGCGCGAGTTCCCCGGTGGGGAGTTCTTCCTGCCCTGTGTCCTCGTGATCAGGCGGCTCGAGCCCGGCGAGCGCCACGACAAGGCCAAGCTCGAGGCGGTGCTGCGCGAGCACCAGGTCGCCACCTGA
- a CDS encoding aminotransferase class I/II-fold pyridoxal phosphate-dependent enzyme, which produces MSTTPGATGPADAGFAPPPYPYDRLAALARRADAHPGGVVDLSVGTPCDAPPDAVVRALATSGAERGYPASIGSEALRGASASWMARRFGAAVDPAQVAACVGTKEFVATTAWFLRLRTPGRDTVLAPAVAYPTYAMGARLAGCRLVAVPEVDGGGLDLAVVADADAERALCLWVNSPANPSGTRTDLGAAAAWGRARGVPVLSDECYAEFTWDGDPASVVQHGPEGVVAVHSLSKRSNMAGVRVGFYAGDGDVVGYLSEVRKHAGLMVPGPVQAAAVVAWDDDAHVDEQRARYRRRLELLARTLGAAGLDVTLPAGGFYLWVPVPSWAQARGAAEGRPGAWVLTEALADAGGVLVSPGEFYGERAAGFVRVAAVQPDDRLRLVAQRLASSTHPQLGGGRAAAARRDVAGSDGPGR; this is translated from the coding sequence GTGAGCACCACCCCGGGGGCCACGGGGCCCGCCGACGCCGGGTTCGCGCCGCCCCCGTACCCCTACGACCGCCTGGCGGCGCTGGCGCGGCGGGCCGACGCCCACCCCGGCGGCGTGGTGGACCTGTCGGTGGGCACCCCCTGCGACGCGCCGCCCGACGCCGTCGTGCGGGCGTTGGCGACGTCGGGGGCCGAACGTGGGTACCCGGCGTCGATCGGCAGCGAGGCGCTGCGCGGGGCGTCGGCGTCGTGGATGGCGCGTCGCTTCGGTGCCGCCGTCGACCCCGCGCAGGTGGCGGCGTGCGTCGGCACCAAGGAGTTCGTGGCCACGACGGCGTGGTTCCTGCGGTTGCGCACACCGGGCCGCGACACCGTGCTGGCGCCGGCCGTGGCGTACCCCACCTACGCCATGGGGGCGCGCCTGGCGGGGTGCCGCCTGGTGGCGGTGCCCGAGGTCGACGGCGGCGGCCTCGACCTGGCCGTCGTCGCCGACGCCGATGCCGAACGGGCGCTGTGCCTGTGGGTCAACAGCCCCGCCAACCCGTCGGGCACGCGCACCGACCTCGGGGCGGCGGCCGCCTGGGGCCGGGCGCGCGGCGTGCCGGTGCTCTCCGACGAGTGCTACGCCGAGTTCACCTGGGACGGGGACCCGGCGAGCGTCGTGCAGCACGGCCCCGAGGGCGTGGTGGCCGTCCACTCGCTGTCCAAGCGCTCGAACATGGCGGGCGTGCGCGTCGGCTTCTACGCGGGCGACGGCGACGTCGTCGGGTACCTCTCCGAGGTCCGCAAGCACGCCGGGCTCATGGTGCCCGGGCCCGTGCAGGCCGCCGCCGTGGTCGCCTGGGACGACGACGCCCACGTCGACGAGCAGCGGGCCCGCTACCGACGGCGGCTCGAGCTCCTGGCGCGGACCCTGGGCGCCGCCGGCCTCGACGTCACCCTGCCCGCCGGCGGGTTCTATCTGTGGGTGCCGGTCCCGTCGTGGGCGCAGGCGCGGGGCGCGGCGGAGGGGCGCCCCGGGGCCTGGGTGCTGACCGAGGCCCTCGCCGACGCGGGCGGGGTCCTCGTCAGCCCGGGGGAGTTCTACGGGGAGCGGGCCGCCGGGTTCGTCCGGGTGGCGGCCGTCCAGCCCGACGACCGGCTCCGGCTCGTGGCGCAGCGCCTGGCGTCGTCCACCCACCCGCAGCTCGGTGGGGGGCGCGCCGCGGCGGCGCGCCGGGATGTCGCCGGAAGCGACGGGCCGGGCCGGTAA
- the dapE gene encoding succinyl-diaminopimelate desuccinylase, whose product MTDLLALAAELVAIPSVSHHEAVLADRVEAELRAGAHLEVDRVGDTVVARTRLGRERRVVLAGHLDTVPPFGDGGPRVEGDVLWGLGAVDMKGGLAVLLDLARSVAEPGVDVTYVLYSCEEVERRHSGLGRLAATRPDLLAADAAVLGEPTGGVVEAGCQGTMRAVVSIGGRRAHTARPWTGVNAVHRLSPFLDALARYEPRSVVLDGCEYTEQLQAVGVEGGVAGNVVPDRATLTVNYRFAPDRDTAAATAGLLALLGPGVDAAAGDSFEVVDAAPGAPPALGHPVLAALVAATGTPPRAKVGWTDVATFGEIGVAATNFGPGDPLLAHTPDERVSRHQLEQARDVLATMLDAAGRSPSGPPGRRRPRP is encoded by the coding sequence GTGACCGACCTGCTCGCCCTGGCGGCGGAGCTCGTCGCCATCCCCTCGGTGAGCCACCACGAGGCCGTGCTGGCCGACCGCGTGGAGGCCGAGCTGCGCGCCGGCGCGCACCTCGAGGTCGACCGGGTCGGGGACACGGTGGTGGCCCGCACGCGGCTCGGCCGGGAGCGGCGCGTCGTGCTCGCCGGCCACCTCGACACCGTGCCACCCTTCGGTGACGGGGGACCACGCGTCGAGGGCGACGTGCTGTGGGGCCTGGGCGCGGTGGACATGAAAGGCGGGCTGGCCGTGCTCCTCGACCTGGCCCGGTCGGTCGCCGAGCCCGGCGTCGACGTGACGTACGTGCTCTACAGCTGCGAGGAGGTGGAGCGCCGGCACAGCGGCCTCGGTCGCCTGGCGGCGACGCGTCCCGATCTGTTGGCCGCCGACGCCGCCGTCCTGGGCGAGCCCACCGGCGGTGTCGTGGAGGCGGGGTGCCAGGGGACGATGCGCGCCGTCGTCTCGATCGGCGGCCGGCGGGCGCACACGGCGAGGCCGTGGACGGGTGTCAACGCCGTGCACAGGCTCTCCCCGTTCCTCGACGCGCTGGCGCGCTACGAGCCCCGGAGCGTGGTGCTCGACGGCTGCGAGTACACCGAACAGCTCCAGGCGGTGGGTGTCGAGGGCGGTGTCGCCGGGAACGTCGTCCCCGATCGGGCCACGCTCACCGTGAACTACCGCTTCGCCCCCGACCGCGACACCGCGGCCGCCACCGCGGGCCTGCTGGCACTGCTCGGCCCGGGCGTGGACGCGGCCGCCGGTGACTCGTTCGAGGTGGTGGACGCCGCCCCCGGCGCGCCGCCGGCGCTCGGCCACCCGGTCCTGGCCGCCCTGGTGGCGGCCACGGGGACCCCCCCGCGGGCCAAGGTCGGGTGGACCGACGTGGCCACCTTCGGCGAGATCGGCGTGGCCGCCACGAACTTCGGCCCCGGGGACCCGCTCCTCGCCCACACGCCCGACGAGCGCGTGTCGCGCCACCAGCTCGAGCAGGCGCGTGACGTCCTGGCCACCATGCTGGACGCTGCCGGCCGATCCCCGTCGGGGCCGCCCGGAAGGCGACGGCCGAGGCCGTGA
- the dapF gene encoding diaminopimelate epimerase, translating to MTAMHAGGVLHLSKHHGAGNDFLVVLDPDDRRPLSAAEARALCDRHRGIGADGVIRVVRVADAGPGAGTGPSAGAPGPVLSMDLRNADGGVAEMSGNGIRCMVQAAVDAGLVAPGPVQVLTLGGPRTVDYEAGPGAGEGRARVGMGPAVLGPELATDRPGVRWARQVDMGNPHVVLFGTPVGDDVVAAVGPRLEQSVAGGANVEFVWPGPRPGELTMRVWERGVGETLACGTGACAAAAAAHRHGEVGPRVRVHSPGGVLDVDVGGDEVALAGPTQKVGDVTVDAEALARLVAALHAPSRRVAGTPAAPADAATEVAARP from the coding sequence ATGACGGCGATGCACGCCGGTGGCGTCCTCCACCTCTCCAAGCACCACGGCGCGGGGAACGACTTCCTCGTGGTCCTGGACCCCGACGACAGACGGCCCCTGTCGGCGGCCGAGGCGCGCGCCCTGTGCGACCGGCACCGGGGCATCGGGGCCGACGGCGTGATCCGCGTCGTGCGGGTGGCGGACGCCGGGCCCGGCGCGGGAACGGGCCCGAGCGCCGGTGCGCCGGGCCCCGTGCTGTCGATGGACCTGCGCAACGCCGACGGCGGTGTGGCCGAGATGAGCGGGAACGGCATCCGCTGCATGGTGCAGGCGGCCGTGGACGCCGGGCTGGTGGCGCCCGGTCCGGTCCAGGTGCTCACCCTCGGCGGCCCCCGGACGGTGGACTACGAAGCCGGCCCCGGGGCCGGCGAGGGCCGCGCCCGCGTGGGCATGGGGCCGGCCGTCCTCGGTCCGGAGCTGGCGACGGACCGGCCCGGGGTGCGGTGGGCCCGGCAGGTGGACATGGGCAACCCCCATGTCGTGCTGTTCGGCACGCCCGTCGGGGACGACGTCGTGGCCGCCGTCGGACCCCGCCTGGAGCAGTCGGTGGCGGGCGGGGCCAACGTCGAGTTCGTGTGGCCCGGGCCCCGGCCGGGCGAGCTCACGATGCGGGTCTGGGAGCGGGGCGTGGGAGAGACCTTGGCGTGCGGCACCGGGGCGTGCGCGGCGGCGGCCGCCGCGCACCGCCACGGCGAGGTCGGCCCCCGGGTGCGCGTCCACAGTCCCGGGGGCGTGCTCGACGTCGATGTGGGCGGCGACGAGGTCGCCCTCGCCGGCCCCACGCAGAAGGTCGGCGACGTCACCGTGGACGCCGAGGCCCTGGCGCGGTTGGTCGCAGCGCTTCACGCGCCGTCGCGGCGCGTGGCCGGGACGCCGGCGGCGCCGGCGGACGCGGCGACAGAGGTGGCGGCTCGACCGTGA
- the lexA gene encoding transcriptional repressor LexA, with translation MAEALTGKRLEILEFIGNSLRERGYPPSVREIGEAVGLTSSSTVHAHLAVLQREGYLRRDPTKPRAMEVRFDPSSRAAMAARPVRHVPLLGDVAAGTGVLASENVEELLPLPEDFTGTGSVFMLRVRGDSMIEAGIFDGDYVVVRQQPDAENGDVVVAGIPGDEATVKTFARRRAKIVLSPANSALSPMEFGRDEVTVYGRVVTVLRRL, from the coding sequence ATGGCGGAGGCGTTGACGGGCAAGCGGCTCGAGATCCTCGAGTTCATCGGCAACAGCCTGCGCGAACGCGGCTATCCGCCGTCGGTACGCGAGATCGGCGAGGCCGTCGGCCTGACGTCGTCGTCCACGGTCCACGCCCACCTGGCGGTGCTCCAGCGCGAGGGCTACCTGCGCCGGGACCCGACCAAACCCCGTGCCATGGAAGTGCGCTTCGACCCCTCCTCGCGGGCCGCCATGGCGGCCCGGCCCGTGCGGCACGTGCCCCTGCTGGGAGACGTGGCGGCCGGCACCGGGGTGCTCGCCAGCGAGAACGTGGAGGAACTGCTCCCCTTGCCCGAGGACTTCACGGGAACCGGATCGGTGTTCATGCTGCGCGTGCGGGGCGACTCCATGATCGAGGCGGGCATCTTCGACGGCGACTACGTCGTCGTGCGCCAGCAGCCCGACGCCGAGAACGGCGACGTGGTGGTGGCCGGCATCCCCGGCGACGAGGCCACGGTCAAGACGTTCGCCCGCCGCCGCGCGAAGATCGTGCTCTCCCCCGCCAACAGCGCGTTGTCCCCCATGGAGTTCGGCCGCGACGAGGTGACGGTCTACGGGCGCGTCGTCACGGTGCTGCGCCGGCTCTGA